One window of Flavobacteriales bacterium genomic DNA carries:
- the lepB gene encoding signal peptidase I — MRLKTAWGRVPEWGKAFLIAIGLLLGTHLFVLRWVTVRSTSMFATLMPGDLIGVERWPVWTGLHRGDIIVFRDPVQDDRPKGQRELLVKRIVGAPGDLVELRAGEVFVNGISVPPYAHQTARWAVRLKSGTNATELLAQIGLPADFVLPGHTVIELPLNSDLADQLRARPDVVSVERRGPASGSPGHLFPFGPNFRWNNDRYGPLRVPAAGDTVAVTSFTLPIYDRLISRYERNVMEVSDRELLINGKTAERYTVRQNYYFVLGDSRDNSSDSRYWGFVPADQIIGRAGFILLNARSFHGVSANGRNFKKL, encoded by the coding sequence ATGAGGTTGAAGACGGCATGGGGCCGTGTCCCGGAATGGGGAAAGGCCTTCCTCATCGCCATCGGCCTTTTGCTGGGGACGCACCTCTTTGTGCTGCGCTGGGTGACCGTGCGCAGCACCAGCATGTTCGCCACGCTGATGCCGGGCGACCTCATAGGCGTGGAGCGCTGGCCGGTATGGACCGGGCTGCATCGCGGCGACATCATCGTGTTCCGCGATCCCGTGCAGGACGACCGGCCGAAAGGTCAACGCGAGCTGCTGGTGAAGCGGATCGTCGGCGCGCCGGGAGACCTGGTGGAACTGCGTGCTGGCGAAGTCTTCGTCAATGGCATTTCCGTGCCGCCCTATGCACACCAGACGGCACGCTGGGCGGTGCGGCTGAAAAGCGGGACCAACGCCACGGAACTGCTGGCACAGATCGGCCTTCCTGCGGATTTTGTCCTTCCGGGCCATACGGTGATCGAACTTCCTTTGAACTCAGACCTGGCCGACCAACTGCGGGCACGCCCCGATGTGGTGAGCGTGGAGCGTCGCGGCCCTGCTAGCGGCTCTCCCGGCCACCTTTTCCCTTTCGGCCCGAATTTCCGCTGGAACAATGACAGATACGGCCCCTTGCGCGTGCCCGCCGCTGGTGACACCGTCGCCGTCACCTCCTTCACCCTGCCCATTTATGACCGGCTCATCAGCCGGTACGAGCGCAACGTGATGGAGGTCTCCGACAGGGAACTGTTGATCAATGGCAAGACAGCAGAGCGCTACACGGTCCGGCAGAACTACTACTTCGTGCTGGGTGACAGCCGCGACAACAGCTCGGATTCCCGCTACTGGGGCTTCGTCCCAGCGGACCAGATCATCGGGCGCGCGGGCTTCATCCTGCTGAACGCACGGTCGTTCCATGGCGTCTCCGCCAATGGCCGGAATTTCAAGAAGCTGTAG
- a CDS encoding CoA pyrophosphatase, whose translation MPLTPSDLRNALRGPLPGHAAFADLSGYPRPSIEAALTLSPPPRESAVLVLIHPVQGVDHTLLMRRPVYKGVHSGQIGFPGGKREPDDISLHATALREFQEETGAGTASFEVIGELSRIHIPPSRTLVTPVVAWCADLGALRPDPREVAELLAVPLEELMRDDILHRKPFRMGIDGAVRTAAYWDIHGEVVWGATALMIAELRTILGHPVRPAW comes from the coding sequence GTGCCGCTCACCCCTTCCGACCTCCGAAACGCACTGCGCGGACCCTTGCCGGGCCATGCTGCCTTCGCGGACCTGAGCGGCTATCCGAGGCCCTCCATCGAGGCCGCTTTGACGCTCTCCCCGCCGCCGCGTGAAAGCGCGGTCCTGGTGCTGATCCACCCGGTGCAAGGCGTCGACCACACCTTGCTCATGCGCCGCCCGGTGTACAAGGGCGTACACAGCGGACAGATCGGTTTTCCGGGCGGAAAGCGCGAGCCGGACGATATTTCCCTGCATGCCACGGCCTTGCGCGAATTTCAGGAAGAGACCGGAGCGGGCACGGCCAGCTTTGAGGTGATCGGTGAGCTCAGCCGCATCCACATCCCACCGAGCAGGACCTTGGTGACACCCGTGGTGGCTTGGTGCGCGGACCTCGGCGCGTTGCGCCCTGATCCGCGCGAAGTTGCAGAGCTGCTGGCCGTGCCATTGGAGGAACTTATGCGCGACGACATACTGCACCGCAAGCCTTTCCGCATGGGTATTGACGGGGCAGTGCGTACGGCGGCTTACTGGGATATCCATGGCGAGGTGGTCTGGGGCGCCACCGCGCTGATGATCGCCGAGCTGCGCACGATATTGGGCCATCCCGTTCGTCCGGCGTGGTAG
- a CDS encoding T9SS type A sorting domain-containing protein, translating into MNLHSFLKPLSLFGVLLTATSLQASNVDITMVPNNDGQLEVKLRPSANFDGMVSSLVFTVKWDAGSEAHLGAIQQEAPASTYLPISRSGGEQDAGGDRYQIFVGFGMTPMQWIPSDWVAGQEYTVVTIPVTGTAEFSLVNNTWTGLNNADYYLALGGADETGTIYGDLSTGVIAGDMGDGSVSVVPNPTNKATVITMDLQKTQSLQLDLLNAAGQSVWKESVPNASGTVRIPLDLTDFDKGVYLLRVQGADKVVTHRVVKR; encoded by the coding sequence ATGAACCTTCACTCCTTCCTCAAGCCGCTTTCGCTCTTCGGCGTGCTTTTAACGGCCACATCCCTTCAAGCCTCGAACGTGGACATCACCATGGTGCCCAACAACGACGGGCAGTTGGAGGTGAAACTGCGGCCCAGCGCGAACTTCGACGGCATGGTCAGCAGCTTGGTGTTCACGGTGAAATGGGATGCCGGATCCGAGGCCCATCTGGGCGCGATCCAGCAGGAAGCTCCTGCGAGCACCTACCTCCCTATCAGCCGCAGCGGCGGTGAACAGGACGCTGGCGGCGACCGTTACCAGATCTTCGTGGGCTTTGGAATGACCCCGATGCAATGGATCCCCTCCGACTGGGTGGCCGGCCAGGAATACACGGTGGTGACCATCCCGGTGACCGGTACTGCGGAATTCAGCTTGGTGAACAACACATGGACCGGCTTGAACAATGCTGATTATTACCTCGCTTTGGGAGGAGCGGACGAGACCGGAACGATCTATGGTGACCTCTCCACCGGTGTGATCGCCGGCGACATGGGCGATGGCAGTGTGAGCGTGGTGCCCAACCCCACCAACAAGGCCACGGTGATCACCATGGACCTTCAGAAGACTCAGAGCCTACAGCTGGATCTGCTCAACGCCGCCGGTCAGTCCGTTTGGAAAGAGAGCGTACCGAACGCATCGGGCACCGTGCGCATTCCGCTCGATCTCACCGACTTCGACAAAGGCGTATACCTGCTGCGTGTCCAAGGCGCGGACAAGGTGGTCACCCACCGGGTGGTGAAACGCTAA